The following proteins are co-located in the Pomacea canaliculata isolate SZHN2017 linkage group LG8, ASM307304v1, whole genome shotgun sequence genome:
- the LOC112569903 gene encoding uncharacterized protein LOC112569903: MKFSESNRRFLAALVITMGFVALPLSASMMGTAAFLSSVVDTELELVQGVATEVLPIMLAVTGVINFLTALVLVVMARARQLSTRSSSLGLLTATNLLGLASTLLILATSIYCFVQLVQLPDQFRAGLRRALAAYSKDGEIKTRVDILQINYKCCGDEGYGDWFKIPWVPQEVLVADPKEVQRFKVGDAYLNDDVPFSCCDPASPRPCIHHHVTQRQLHYNYNHLMGVTLYTAGCRQALMDFFAYSVLRGIGIFLLIICFAQLAVMMLTRLLLTSFKTAIDSGDPEAPSAGYLLWPPKADLADGYIKSQQLPLVASDASDVTQDSDWDVTTTDSQTDGQPVTLSPSQTGTQSSDPTQSQSTALTSPSQSPVYDNLAQYPQDFPQTYDNLAQPPQDFPQTYDNLAQPPQDFPQTYDNLAQPPQDFPQTYDNLAQPPQDFPQTYDNLAQSPQDFPQTYENLAQPPQDFPQTYENLAQSPQDFPQTYENLAQSPQDFPQTYENLPRLSLNPAAKRFSASPRLSTQPRLSTQPRLSTQPRLSTQPRLSTQPRLSTQPRLSTQPRLSVPRRSSGPYAEIADNQDTSGNRVDRNNNDDLLKLRNSCDPWDADVRETRHRMAATSRRLRQRRAPFASLGLSPPLPPPLHTHLSAASLLPLT, from the exons ATGAAGTTTTCGGAGAGCAACCGCCGTTTTCTGGCGGCGCTGGTCATCACCATGGGCTTCGTGGCCTTGCCATTGTCAGCATCCATGATGGGCACCGCTGCCTTCCTGTCGTCTGTGGTGGACACGGAGCTGGAGCTGGTGCAGGGCGTGGCCACGGAAGTCCTACCCATCATGCTGGCTGTGACGG GTGTGATTAACTTCTTGACGGCGCTGGTGTTGGTGGTCATGGCGCGGGCCCGTCAGCTGAGTACCCGCAGTAGCTCTCTGGGTCTTCTGACTGCGACCAACCTCTTGGGGCTCGCCTCCACCTTACTCATCCTCGCCACTTCCATCTACTGTTTTGTTCAG CTGGTTCAGCTGCCGGACCAGTTCCGCGCGGGTCTGAGGCGCGCGCTGGCCGCCTACTCCAAGGATGGCGAGATCAAGACGCGAGTGGACATCCTGCAGATAAATTATAAATGCTGCGGGGACGAAGGCTACGGTGACTGGTTCAAAATACCCTGGGTGCCGCAGGAGGTGCTGGTGGCCGACCCCAAGGAAGTGCAAAG ATTCAAGGTTGGCGACGCTTATCTCAACGACGACGTTCCCTTCAGCTGCTGTGACCCCGCGTCCCCGCGACCTTGCATCCACCATCACGTGACCCAGCGGCAGTTGCACTACAACTACAACCACCTCATGGGCGTCACCCTCTACACCGCCGGTTGTCGTCAGGCACTGATGGACTTTTTTGCGTATTCAGTTCTGCGCGGTATTGGAATCTTCCTTCTGATCATATGTTTTGCACAG CTGGCGGTGATGATGTTGACCCGACTGCTCCTCACGTCCTTCAAGACGGCGATAGACTCGGGAGACCCTGAAGCACCATCAGCCGGCTATCTTCTGTGGCCTCCTAAAG CCGACCTAGCAGACGGCTACATCAAAAGTCAGCAGCTGCCACTGGTGGCTAGTGATGCTAGTGACGTCACCCAGGACTCGGACTGGGATGTGACCACGACGGACAGTCAGACAGACGGCCAGCCAGTCACCCTTTCACCTAGCCAGACAGGTACCCAGTCAAGCGACCCTACACAAAGTCAGTCAACCGCCTTAACCTCCCCGTCACAGTCCCCGGTCTACGACAACCTGGCTCAGTACCCCCAGGACTTCCCTCAGACCTACGACAACCTGGCTCAGCCCCCCCAGGACTTCCCTCAGACCTACGACAACCTGGCTCAGCCCCCCCAGGACTTCCCTCAGACCTACGACAACCTGGCTCAGCCCCCCCAGGACTTCCCTCAGACCTACGACAACCTGGCTCAGCCCCCCCAGGACTTCCCTCAGACCTACGACAACCTGGCTCAGTCCCCCCAGGACTTCCCTCAGACCTACGAGAACCTGGCTCAGCCCCCCCAGGACTTCCCTCAGACCTACGAGAACCTGGCTCAGTCCCCCCAGGACTTCCCTCAGACCTACGAGAACCTGGCTCAGTCCCCCCAGGACTTCCCTCAGACCTACGAGAACCTTCCTCGTCTCAGCCTCAACCCAGCAGCCAAGCGCTTTTCAGCATCTCCCCGGCTCTCCACCCAGCCCCGGCTCTCCACCCAGCCCCGGCTCTCCACCCAGCCCCGGCTCTCCACCCAGCCCCGGCTCTCCACCCAGCCCCGGCTCTCCACCCAGCCCCGGCTCTCCACCCAGCCCCGGCTGTCGGTGCCGCGGAGAAGCAGCGGCCCCTATGCTGAGATTGCAG ACAATCAAGACACTTCAGGTAACAGAGTGGATCGCAATAACAACGATGACCTGCTGAAGTTGCGAAACAG CTGTGATCCGTGGGATGCTGACGTCAGAGAGACACGTCACAGAATGGCGGCCACCTCGCGCAGACTGCGCCAGCGCCGGGCGCCCTTCGCCAGCCTCGGCCTCTCTCCTCCATTGCCTCCTCCACTGCATACTCATCTCTCAGCTGCTTCCCTTCTGCCACTCACGTAA
- the LOC112569904 gene encoding thiosulfate sulfurtransferase-like isoform X2 translates to MTIARLGTLVTTHWLRDQLLALTAGSKKRPLRVLDASASPDPQVDGYKEFYMESHIPEAVYFSLHGLCPASPTSLHKYPIPDSNRFQDYVEGLGICNNTHVVTYDRSNTAFALKTWWLFRLFGHEKVSVLDGGFRKWLLDGYDVTVEVPKVERKSFQSTYISGLVRHFEDMQKNLTSKAEQVVDSRTPQVFFTSDDLQPGGHIPGACNIPYSTLFEDKGTFKPPQELKKLFDAENIDLGKPLVATCQTAMTACGIAAAAHLLGKEMVPVYNGAFREWSQRAEPHQIVTD, encoded by the exons ATGACCATAGCACGTCTGGGGACACTGGTGACCACTCACTGGCTACGTGACCAACTACTGGCACTGACAGCAGGTTCCAAGAAACGACCTCTTCGAGTGCTGGATGCCTCTGCCTCACCTGATCCTCAGGTGGATGGATACAAAGAGTTCTACATGGA ATCCCACATTCCTGAGGCAGTTTACTTCAGTCTTCATGGCTTGTGTCCAGCCTCTCCAACATCACTCCACAAGTATCCCATACCAGATTCCAACCGATTCCAGGATTACGTGGAAGGTCTTGGGATTTGTAACAACACACATGTTGTGACCTATGATAGGTCCAACACAGCCTTTGCTCTCAAAACATGGTGGCTTTTTCGG ttgtttGGCCATGAAAAGGTGTCAGTACTAGATGGAGGGTTTAGAAAATGGCTACTTGATGGCTATGATGTGACTGTAGAAGTACCTAAAGTTGAG AGAAAATCATTCCAGTCCACATACATCTCTGGCCTAGTGCGGCACTTCGAGGATATGCAGAAAAACCTGACCAGCAAAGCTGAACAAGTTGTGGACTCAAGGACACCACAGGTTTTCTTTACTTCTGATGACCTTCAACCAG GGGGCCACATTCCTGGGGCATGCAACATTCCATATTCTACGCTCTTTGAGGATAAAGGAACTTTCAAACCTCCACAAGAACTGAAGAAGT TGTTTGATGCTGAAAATATTGACCTGGGAAAACCACTGGTGGCAACCTGTCAGACAGCTATGACTGCTTGTGGCATAGCTGCTGCAGCTCATCTGCTGGGTAAAGAGATGGTGCCTGTCTACAAT GGTGCCTTCCGAGAATGGAGCCAGCGTGCAGAACCCCATCAGATAGTGACAGACTAA
- the LOC112571138 gene encoding heme oxygenase 1-like: protein MDGHTEVGSSSQADNTYSTQSEEQSRVRDLAESEDSAQKNDMLQQAMKNGSKDLHELAEKATFMLKVIGGGITRQSYSLFLADLYHIYLAMEEEVNKQHPILGAVYFPVQLNRKQAIEKDLEFFLGTEWAKKAKCTFAAHKYVERIRYLGRTDPAALIAHCYGRYLGDLSGGQILRYKLSKHLNLKLNNNDNSDENNDGLSFYRFENIDNLKKFKDFYSGRLNGLILDTETFQKIVNETRVMFQLNIDLFTEMDILAEIIPGGYSSSSKFGTDQDVSRNSYVSLDGSSNVTDGTKSSETLKPSSLPLQFFEKAWLVSTCALFAATIMSFMFTN from the coding sequence ATGGATGGTCACACTGAAGTTGGGTCAAGCTCACAAGCAGATAACACTTACAGCACTCAAAGTGAAGAGCAGTCCAGAGTAAGAGACCTTGCTGAGTCAGAGGACAGTGCACAGAAAAATGATATGCTTCAGCAAGCCATGAAAAATGGGTCTAAAGACTTGCATGAACTTGCTGAAAAAGCCACCTTTATGCTGAAAGTCATTGGTGGTGGCATAACTCGGCAGTCATACTCACTTTTCCTCGCTGATCTTTACCATATCTACTTAGCTATGGAAgaggaagtaaataaacaacatccAATTCTGGGGGCTGTCTACTTCCCAGTCCAGCTAAACCGCAAGCAGGCCATTGAAAAAGACCTGGAATTTTTCCTTGGCACAGAGTGGGCAAAAAAGGCCAAGTGTACTTTTGCTGCACACAAATATGTGGAGCGCATCCGGTATCTAGGGAGGACTGACCCTGCAGCACTCATTGCTCATTGCTATGGCCGGTATCTAGGGGATCTTTCTGGTGGCCAAATCCTTCGCTACAAGCTCAGCAAGCACCTGAAtctcaaattgaataataacgACAACAGCGATGAGAACAATGATGGGCTTAGCTTTTACAGGTTTGAAAATATTGATAACTTAAAAAAGTTCAAGGATTTCTACTCTGGCCGTTTAAACGGTCTCATTTTGGACACGGAGACATTTCAgaaaattgtgaatgaaacacGAGTAATGTTTCAGCTCAACATAGACCTGTTCACGGAGATGGACATTTTAGCTGAGATTATTCCAGGaggctacagcagcagcagcaagtttGGTACTGATCAGGATGTTTCTCGCAATTCTTATGTAAGTCTAGATGGCAGTAGCAATGTTACAGATGGGACTAAGTCCTCTGAAACCTTGAAGCCATCATCTTTGCCATTgcaattttttgaaaaagcttGGCTGGTCTCCACTTGCGCTTTGTTTGCTGCTACAATTATGAGTTTTATGTTTACTAACTGA
- the LOC112569904 gene encoding thiosulfate sulfurtransferase-like isoform X1, which produces MTIARLGTLVTTHWLRDQLLALTAGSKKRPLRVLDASASPDPQVDGYKEFYMESHIPEAVYFSLHGLCPASPTSLHKYPIPDSNRFQDYVEGLGICNNTHVVTYDRSNTAFALKTWWLFRLFGHEKVSVLDGGFRKWLLDGYDVTVEVPKVERSNFNPSFNAQLVRDFEAMAHNLKAKSWQVADAREPEEFFGTEASGTGGHIPGACNIPYSTLFEDKGTFKPPQELKKLFDAENIDLGKPLVATCQTAMTACGIAAAAHLLGKEMVPVYNGAFREWSQRAEPHQIVTD; this is translated from the exons ATGACCATAGCACGTCTGGGGACACTGGTGACCACTCACTGGCTACGTGACCAACTACTGGCACTGACAGCAGGTTCCAAGAAACGACCTCTTCGAGTGCTGGATGCCTCTGCCTCACCTGATCCTCAGGTGGATGGATACAAAGAGTTCTACATGGA ATCCCACATTCCTGAGGCAGTTTACTTCAGTCTTCATGGCTTGTGTCCAGCCTCTCCAACATCACTCCACAAGTATCCCATACCAGATTCCAACCGATTCCAGGATTACGTGGAAGGTCTTGGGATTTGTAACAACACACATGTTGTGACCTATGATAGGTCCAACACAGCCTTTGCTCTCAAAACATGGTGGCTTTTTCGG ttgtttGGCCATGAAAAGGTGTCAGTACTAGATGGAGGGTTTAGAAAATGGCTACTTGATGGCTATGATGTGACTGTAGAAGTACCTAAAGTTGAG CGGTCCAATTTTAATCCTTCCTTTAATGCACAACTTGTACGAGACTTTGAGGCCATGGCACACAACCTTAAGGCCAAGTCCTGGCAAGTTGCTGATGCAAGAGAGCCTGAGGAGTTCTTTGGAACTGAAGCTTCTGGCACAG GGGGCCACATTCCTGGGGCATGCAACATTCCATATTCTACGCTCTTTGAGGATAAAGGAACTTTCAAACCTCCACAAGAACTGAAGAAGT TGTTTGATGCTGAAAATATTGACCTGGGAAAACCACTGGTGGCAACCTGTCAGACAGCTATGACTGCTTGTGGCATAGCTGCTGCAGCTCATCTGCTGGGTAAAGAGATGGTGCCTGTCTACAAT GGTGCCTTCCGAGAATGGAGCCAGCGTGCAGAACCCCATCAGATAGTGACAGACTAA